From one Nonomuraea polychroma genomic stretch:
- a CDS encoding RNA polymerase sigma factor — MSEIDPVCKALLDDLDEGFAEMYAAYRNLVFSTALRLSGRWACAEDLTAEAFLRAYRALAGYDRDRIAALQPRAWLMTVLMNLWRNWARTKARKPPPDLRDEPVDSVDPGQDVEEAAVRRETGDELAELLSQLPEEQRAAVVLRHVVDLPVSEIAIVLKIPQGTVKSHVSRGLRRLRALGGAR, encoded by the coding sequence GTGAGTGAGATCGATCCGGTGTGCAAGGCGCTGCTCGACGACCTCGACGAGGGGTTCGCCGAGATGTACGCCGCCTACCGCAACCTCGTCTTCTCGACCGCGTTGCGGCTGAGCGGGCGCTGGGCCTGCGCCGAGGACCTCACCGCGGAGGCGTTCCTGCGGGCGTACCGGGCTCTGGCCGGCTACGACCGTGACCGCATCGCCGCGCTCCAGCCGCGGGCGTGGCTGATGACGGTCCTGATGAACCTCTGGCGTAACTGGGCCCGCACCAAGGCCCGCAAGCCGCCGCCCGACCTCCGCGACGAGCCGGTGGACTCCGTCGATCCCGGCCAGGACGTCGAGGAGGCGGCGGTGCGCCGCGAGACCGGCGACGAGCTGGCCGAGCTGCTGAGCCAGTTGCCCGAAGAGCAGCGGGCCGCGGTGGTGCTCAGGCACGTCGTCGACCTGCCGGTCAGCGAGATCGCCATCGTCCTCAAGATCCCGCAGGGCACGGTCAAGTCGCACGTGTCGCGGGGATTGCGGCGGCTACGCGCACTGGGAGGTGCCCGATGA
- a CDS encoding methylated-DNA--[protein]-cysteine S-methyltransferase, translating into MTEDRLLAGLGALAADAPDGLLDRIAARWVSVPGPIGELRVAFTDQGVAYVHAGDGFAEAFRARFGRPLLTAGRPPAGLLTALRTGRASGVRLDLRGMSDFQRDVLEAARTIPRGEVRPYAWIAARIGRPRAVRAVGTALANNPVPLLLPCHRVTRSDGAAGDYVFGAAAKERLLLAEGVDLERLRRLAGERVFYLASDTTGVVCFPTCHNARRITPAHRHGFRTLAQATGAGYRPCRTCRPAQGVAGQASGGRAKGVAG; encoded by the coding sequence ATGACCGAGGACCGCTTGCTCGCCGGGTTGGGGGCCCTGGCCGCCGACGCGCCGGACGGGCTGCTCGACAGGATCGCCGCCCGCTGGGTGAGCGTGCCGGGGCCGATCGGGGAGCTGCGGGTCGCGTTCACCGACCAGGGGGTGGCGTACGTGCACGCCGGCGACGGGTTCGCCGAGGCGTTCAGGGCCCGGTTCGGGCGACCGCTGCTGACAGCCGGCAGGCCGCCTGCGGGGCTGCTGACCGCGCTGCGTACCGGCCGGGCCTCCGGGGTGCGGCTGGATCTGCGCGGGATGAGCGACTTCCAGCGCGACGTGCTGGAGGCCGCGCGCACGATCCCCCGCGGTGAGGTACGCCCCTACGCGTGGATCGCCGCCCGAATCGGCCGGCCCAGGGCCGTGCGCGCGGTGGGCACGGCGCTGGCGAACAACCCGGTGCCGCTGCTGCTCCCATGCCACCGGGTCACCAGGTCGGACGGTGCGGCAGGCGACTACGTGTTCGGCGCGGCGGCCAAGGAACGGCTGCTGCTCGCCGAGGGCGTCGACCTGGAGCGGCTGCGGCGCCTGGCCGGGGAGCGCGTGTTCTACCTGGCCAGCGACACCACGGGCGTCGTCTGCTTCCCGACGTGCCACAACGCCAGGCGCATCACGCCCGCGCACCGGCACGGCTTCCGCACCCTCGCCCAGGCCACCGGCGCCGGCTACCGGCCCTGCCGCACCTGCCGGCCGGCTCAGGGGGTGGCGGGACAGGCGTCAGGCGGACGGGCTAAGGGCGTGGCGGGGTAA
- a CDS encoding helix-turn-helix domain-containing protein: MEPLPAFDADPRAVGDRLRRLRQERGVSLSELAKRAGIGKATLSGVEMGTHSPTLETLWAITAQLGVPIGAIFDPPPEPQIMRGTAMEAELLEVFEDDRVTYELYRVRVPPGITQTSPPHHEGVTEHVTVFSGTLSAGPIKEPLTAGPGDHISWRSDVPHGYRAHGPDIVRATLLMRYPATPLARPPDACPATP, translated from the coding sequence ATGGAGCCGCTGCCCGCATTCGACGCCGACCCGCGCGCGGTGGGAGACCGATTACGGCGGCTACGGCAGGAGCGCGGGGTCTCGCTGTCCGAGCTCGCCAAACGCGCCGGCATCGGCAAGGCCACTCTGTCCGGGGTCGAGATGGGCACGCACAGCCCGACCCTGGAGACGCTCTGGGCGATCACGGCGCAGCTCGGCGTGCCGATCGGGGCCATATTCGACCCGCCGCCCGAGCCGCAGATCATGCGCGGCACGGCGATGGAGGCCGAGTTGCTCGAGGTGTTCGAGGATGACCGGGTCACGTACGAGCTCTATCGGGTACGCGTCCCGCCCGGCATCACGCAGACCTCGCCCCCGCACCACGAGGGCGTGACCGAGCACGTCACGGTCTTCAGCGGCACGCTGAGCGCCGGCCCGATCAAGGAGCCGCTGACGGCCGGGCCGGGGGATCACATCTCGTGGCGCTCGGACGTGCCGCACGGCTACCGCGCGCACGGCCCCGACATCGTCCGCGCCACGCTCCTCATGCGTTACCCCGCCACGCCCTTAGCCCGTCCGCCTGACGCCTGTCCCGCCACCCCCTGA